DNA from Spirochaetota bacterium:
TCGGCGAGCAGCTTCCCGCCGGTCTGGCAGCGCGGGCAGTAGTCGGTTTCGTTCTCGGCGTATTGAATGCGCTGTATTTCGGTGCCGCACACGGGGCAGGGCTTTCGATAACGCCCGTGTACCGCCATTTCCCCGCGAAACGCTGTGACCCTCTCCGGGAACCCGCTTCCCGCCTCCTCCCGCAGGCGCGCCGTCCATTCTTCCAGGACGCTTTGTGCGGCGTCGAAAAGCCGCACGGTCCGCTCGTCGTCCATTTTGTGCGTCATCTCCAGGGGCGAGAGGCGGGCCCTGTGTAAGATTTCGTCGGAATAGGCGTTGCCGATGCCGCTAAAGAGCCGGGGATCGGTGAGCGCACGCTTGAGCGTATGGTTTTCCGAGCAGAGCCGTTCCCGGAATTCCTCCAATGACGCCCCGAATATCTCAAGACCCCCGGGGTTGAATTCTTCCAGGCTTGCCTCCCCCCGGACCAGGTGAAGGGAGGCGCGTTTCTTCGAGCTGTGCTCCATGACGAGCAGGGAGCCGTTGGGAAAATCAAACGCGGCCAAACCGTTTTTGCGCGGGACGGGCGCCCCGTTTTTCTTCCAGTAGAGCCGGCCGGCGATCATCAAATGGAGGATCAGATGATAGTCATCGGCAAGGGAGAATACGATGCGCTTGCCCATCCGCCGGAAATGGCGGACCGCCAGGCCCTCGACCAGGGAGATGGGCGGCAGTGCCGAGCGAAGGAAGAAGGGGGACACGAGGCGTATCCTTTCCAGGACCCGGTCTTTTAAAAGCTCATCGAGCCGTTCAATATAAACCGTAATGTCGGGATATTCCGGCATGGACAGTACCCAAGCGTCCACGATTCGGGGAAACAGGAAAAAGATAAAGCACGAAATTATGAAAAGTCAATCGGAGATGCACTCCACGAGATGCTTCCAGTAGCGCCGCGGCAAAAACTGTTTCTGCAGCCCCTTGTTTTTCCTGTAGCCAATGGCGATGTTCGTGAAATAATTGTTCCACAATTCCTGGTACGCGAGCTCCCCGTCCCCATACGCGATGGCGTCGACGACCTCGAAATCGAAAATATCCCACTCGCCGCCGGAATACCTGGACGCGGTATTCCTTCCCACGTCATGGATGATCCAGTTTTCCCCCGCCATGCGCTCCGCGAAATGAAGCGAAAGCAGCGGAAGAACGTTGTGGTCGGGCTCGATAGCCGCGTAGAGTATTCCCTGCGCAGTAAGCTTGAACCGGACGAGCCCCATCATCCTGTGCCATTCCCGCGCGACTTTCTCCGACAAAACATGCAGCGGCTTTACCTTTTCATGGGTGGTGTAATGATCCAGCAGCGCGCCGCATCGCCAGCCCAGGGTGAGATAATCGATAACGCATGTGGCCGCGTGTGCCGCCTCGGACAGGTAACAAAAGAGGACGCGCTTGTAGGCCAAAGAGGGAAGCCTGGTCTTAATCGCCCGGATGACCGCCTCCGCCTTGTTCGGGTCGGTGGCGATGTGGACGTAATCGTGAAAGAGGAGCGGGCTCTCCGGCTCTCCGGCGATGATATCGTGAGGGGTGATATTCCTTTTCGAGGCCTCATGTGCCACGGTCATCAATCCGTGAAAGCTGCCGTCATAGGTATAGCTTACCTGCCGCGACCCGGTCGCCGCGGACATTACAATTCCCCCGTCAGGGCAACGGCCCCGGATTCCCGCGTGCGCAAAAAATCGGGACCGAATAATTCGAGCTGCCCCCCGCTTCGTTCTTCGCCGCGGGCGCCGGTCAGCAGGAGGGGAGCGTGGTTTCCAACGATGCGCGCCCTGAGCGCGCCGCGCTCCAGGTCCCCTTTTTCAAGGTGCGTGCCGCCGCAGGTGATGAAGAAGCGCGCCCTTTTCAGCACGACGCCGATTTTTCTGAGGTCATCGAACGCGAGGGCCCGTACCGTGCGCAGCCGCACGATGCGCTGCGCCGAGCGCAGCCCGATGCCGGGCACCCGCAGAATCATCTCGTAGTCGGCGGTAGTGAGCTCAACGGGGAAGCGGTGCAAGTTGGAAAGGGCCCAATGGCTTTTGGGATCCAGATCCGGATCGAAGTTGGGATTCTTTTCACTCAACAGCTCCCCGGCGCTGAAGCCGTAAAAGCGGAGCAGCCAGTCGGCCTGGTAGAGCCGGTGCTCGCGCCTGAGGGGAGGATCGGCCAGGGGAAGCCTGGTGTCGGCGGTTGTGACGGGCACATAGGCCGAGTAATAGACCCTCTTGAGGGAAAAGCCCCGGTACAGCGCCTCGGAAAGGCACAATATGGCGTGATCGCTCTCCGGGCTGGCCCCTACGATGAGCTGCGTGCTCTGACCCGCCGGGACGAAGCCCCGATACGGCCGCGGGGAGCGGCTTCCCTCCCTGTAGTCGAGTATGGCGCCGTTGATGTCTTTCATCGCCCTGAAAATAGCCCCCTTTGCCTTTTGAGGAGCGAGCAGGGCGAGGCTCTTTTCGGAGGGGAGCTCGATGTTCGCGCTCATTCTATCGACAAGGAAGCCCGTTCTTCGTATGAGCGCCGGGTCCGCGCCCGGTATCGCCTTGGCATGAATATAGCCGTTAAAGCGGTATTTCTCGCGCAGGAGCGCCGCCGTCCGGAGGATGAGCTCCATGGTGTAGTCGGGATTCCTGTACACCGCGGAGCTGAGAAAAAGGCCCTCGATGTAGTTCCTCCTGTAAAATTGAACGGTAAGCCCGGCTATTTCTTCGGGGGTCAGGAGCGCCCGGGGAAGATCGTTGGATGCCCTGTTTACGCAATATGCGCAGTTATACGCGCATTTGTTCGTGATCAATACCTTGAGCAGCGAGATGCAGCGTCCGTCATCGGACCAGCTGTGGCAGATGCCGCTTCGCACTGCGGTTCCTATTCCCCCCGCGGCGCGCTTCCTGTCGGTCCCGCTCGATGCGCAGGAGACGTCATATTTCGCCGCGCTCGAGAGTATTTCCAGTTTTTCATATATGTCCATAGTATCCTCACTGATTGACTTGTTGCATAACTCAATCTTTTACGGGGTTAGGGGGCGAAGCCCCTTAAAAGCCCCCCGTAGGGGTTCCCAGCGAGCGCGAGACAGCGGTTTCGCAACAAATCCAATGTTACCTAAACATAGGTATAGTTATTTTGCAAGCATTTTTGTGCCAAAACAGAAGTTTCAATTTTCAGATGTGCCGCGGGAGATCATCGCTTCATCCTCGTTGAAAGGCGCTCAAGGGAAAAGTTCTGATTTACGAGAAAAAAGCTTGATATAATTACAGTGTTAATATAACAGTGTAACTGTAATATTCGAGAGGCATAACTATGCCAAAGGCCCCCCGCACAAAGGAAGAGATCAACGCGGTCAAGGAAAACATCCTGGCCTCGGCCCTGCGTATCATCATCGAGGAGGGCTTCAAGAGCCTGAGCATGCGCAAGATCGCCGCGCGCTTGGGCGTCACCGCCACCACCATATATAACTATTTTCACAACATCGACGAACTCTATTTCATGATACGCATGCACGGGTTCGAGCTCCTGTACGGCCGCTTCGCCGATACCAACGGCGTGCACGACGGGCCCCGCGCCCGCATTCACGCGCTCGTCCGCGGCTACATCGCGTTCGGGACCGAGTACCCGGATTACTTCGACATCATGTTCATCGACCGGACGGTCCCCAAGTACAAGGAGTGCATCGGCACCCCCCTCGAGGAGATATCCCTGCGCGAGCGCGAAACGGCGCTGAGCTCTTTCTTCCTCGTCGTCGAGACGATAAAGGACTACCACGCGGACGACCCCGCGTTTACCTACGAGGACGCGTACCGGGAGACCATACGCCTCTGGTGCGAAATGACCGGCGTGCTCAGTCTCAGGAACAGCCGCCTTCTCTTCGAGGTGGAAACGGACGTCACGGGGCTCATGGACAAGCTGGCTGCGGAGATACTGGAAAGGTTTTGAATCCGGGATGCGCGGCAATGGAGAATACGTCGTACTCCTCCCCCTTGATGGGGGAGGCCGGGTGGGGGTGAAAGAGAATCGAATCTGCATAGGCATGCTCTACACCCTCCCCTGACCCCTCCCATCGAGGGAGGGGGACGTGGTAAGTAAACCGCTAATGCACGCGAATGAACGCGAATTTCAAAGATCATTAGCGTCTATTCGCGTTTATTCGCGGTTGTACCATTATTGTATACTTCAATATAAAGCGTCCGGAGAAAAGGTTCCGATACACAAAAGCGCGATCCGCGCGCGGGAGGAAAACATGCTGCTCTACGTCGAAAGCGAAACGAAGACCGGAAGGTCCGCGACTAACTTTCTTATAAAGACGCTCCTCAGGGTCGCGGCGGCGAACTTCAACCTGCGCCCGGCGCTCAGGGCGAAGCTGAAGAGCGTGGACGGCTGGCTGGACCTCGCCGTGGGCGTGCGGACGGAAAGCGGCTCCGTCGAATGCGGCATCGTCTTCGCGGGCGGACGCGTATCGGTCACCGGCGGGATTCCGCCGCGCGCGGACGCGACGCTGGTCTTTCGCACCGACGCGGCGATGCGCAAACTCCTCTCCGCGACCCCCACCGACCAGATCCATATGCTCTTGAAAAGCGAGATGCGCGTCGAGGGGAGCATGGGGCAGATAAACCTGTTCTTCTATTTCCTCTCGCTTCTCATGAATGCGAAGCAGGTGAAGCTCATGGAAGGGGAGCGCGCCTCCCGCCGCAGGGAGCTCCTGAAAGCATCCCCCGCCGCCAATGCCGAATTGTCCGCCGGGCTCGCCGCCCGGAAGACGGCGCGCCTTGCCGCGCCCTCGCGGGACCGCGGTGTGAAGCACCTGGAGGACCCGTACCTCCCGGCGTACGGGCTCGCGGACTTTCCCCGGCTCGGGAAATTTCTTGACCTTCACCTCACCGTAAAACCCGAGGTCTGCCCGGAGCTGCCCGGGCTTCTCACCGCGTGGCACCGGGAGCACGGCTTCGAGCACGATTCCACGGGAAAACCCTGGAACCCCATTCTCCGCA
Protein-coding regions in this window:
- a CDS encoding TetR/AcrR family transcriptional regulator: MPKAPRTKEEINAVKENILASALRIIIEEGFKSLSMRKIAARLGVTATTIYNYFHNIDELYFMIRMHGFELLYGRFADTNGVHDGPRARIHALVRGYIAFGTEYPDYFDIMFIDRTVPKYKECIGTPLEEISLRERETALSSFFLVVETIKDYHADDPAFTYEDAYRETIRLWCEMTGVLSLRNSRLLFEVETDVTGLMDKLAAEILERF
- a CDS encoding putative DNA modification/repair radical SAM protein; this translates as MDIYEKLEILSSAAKYDVSCASSGTDRKRAAGGIGTAVRSGICHSWSDDGRCISLLKVLITNKCAYNCAYCVNRASNDLPRALLTPEEIAGLTVQFYRRNYIEGLFLSSAVYRNPDYTMELILRTAALLREKYRFNGYIHAKAIPGADPALIRRTGFLVDRMSANIELPSEKSLALLAPQKAKGAIFRAMKDINGAILDYREGSRSPRPYRGFVPAGQSTQLIVGASPESDHAILCLSEALYRGFSLKRVYYSAYVPVTTADTRLPLADPPLRREHRLYQADWLLRFYGFSAGELLSEKNPNFDPDLDPKSHWALSNLHRFPVELTTADYEMILRVPGIGLRSAQRIVRLRTVRALAFDDLRKIGVVLKRARFFITCGGTHLEKGDLERGALRARIVGNHAPLLLTGARGEERSGGQLELFGPDFLRTRESGAVALTGEL
- a CDS encoding DNA metabolism protein, with the protein product MSAATGSRQVSYTYDGSFHGLMTVAHEASKRNITPHDIIAGEPESPLLFHDYVHIATDPNKAEAVIRAIKTRLPSLAYKRVLFCYLSEAAHAATCVIDYLTLGWRCGALLDHYTTHEKVKPLHVLSEKVAREWHRMMGLVRFKLTAQGILYAAIEPDHNVLPLLSLHFAERMAGENWIIHDVGRNTASRYSGGEWDIFDFEVVDAIAYGDGELAYQELWNNYFTNIAIGYRKNKGLQKQFLPRRYWKHLVECISD
- a CDS encoding formamidopyrimidine-DNA glycosylase gives rise to the protein MPEYPDITVYIERLDELLKDRVLERIRLVSPFFLRSALPPISLVEGLAVRHFRRMGKRIVFSLADDYHLILHLMIAGRLYWKKNGAPVPRKNGLAAFDFPNGSLLVMEHSSKKRASLHLVRGEASLEEFNPGGLEIFGASLEEFRERLCSENHTLKRALTDPRLFSGIGNAYSDEILHRARLSPLEMTHKMDDERTVRLFDAAQSVLEEWTARLREEAGSGFPERVTAFRGEMAVHGRYRKPCPVCGTEIQRIQYAENETDYCPRCQTGGKLLADRVLSQLLKKDWPRTIDELESKRK